GCATTAATGTTAACAATATTTGCTCTTCAAGATAGTTTTGGTACTGCTTGTAACGTAACAGGAGATGGAGCATTAACAATGATATTAAATGGATTATATGGAAGTAAGATTAAATAGTAATTAAAAAAATAGAATAGTGATCAAATAAAAATCTGCCAACTTATAAGAAATTTTAAGTTGGCAGATTCTTTTTAAAATTTTATGTTTTCCATTCGATCAAAAGCTTCTTTTAATAAAGGTATTTCCAAAGTACAAGCTATTCTAATGAATCCTTCTCCACCAAAAGTCTTGCCACTTATAACCATAATTCCATAATTTTCAACTAAAAATTTTGAAAATTCATCAGAAGTCATTTTAGTTTTTTCAATATTTATGAACAAATATATTCCTCCTTGAGGTTTAAAGCAATCTAGATAAGAAATATTTTTTATTCTATTATATGAATAATCAACTCTTTCTTTAAAAATAGGAACAATATCTTTTTTTATTCTTTTGAAATCTTTAATAGCATGAAGAGCACCTCGTTGGGAAATAGCTGGAGCACTATAGATTATAGCTTCATTAATAAAGCTCATACAGTCAATTATATCCTTGCTACCAATTGCATAACCTATACGCCATCCAGTCATTGCAAAGTCCTTAGAGAAGCTACAGATGCTCACAGTTCTTTCTTTCATATCTGGTAATGTATAAATTGGGGTAAAAGAATTATTATATGTATAAAAATCATAAACATCATCAGCTATAATAAGAAGATTATATTTTATTGCAATTTCTCTTATAATATTAAGACTTTCAATATTATAACAAACTCCAGTTGGGTTAGAAGGAGAGTTTACTATAATTGCTTTTGTTTTAGATGAAATACTTTTTTCTAAATCCTCTTTGATAATTTGGAAATTATTTGAAAATTTTGTTTCAACCACTTTAGTAATTCCATTTGCAAGGGAAATAGCATCTGCGTATACTGGGAAAAATGGTGCTAGAACAACAATTTCATCTCCAGGATTAGTAATTGAATTTATTAAAAGATAGATAGCGTGGCAAGCTCCAGTAACAACTAAAACATTTTCCATTGAAAAATTATAGTTGTTAAAATTAGTTCTATGATAGTTACAAATCTCCTCTCTCAATTCAGGATAACCATAGGGATCAGTGTAGTGTGTATGTCCATTGAGAGCATCTTTCATAGCTTTTTCTATTACTATTTTATCAGTTGTAATATCTAAGTCTCCAATTCCCAAATTAATAGGTGAATATTTACAGTTTTTATTAAAAGTATTACTACCCATTGAATGGGTCATGTTTTTAAATCTCTTTGCAATAAAATTATTCATACGGACCTCCTAGTAAATTATTTATAAAGTAGAGCATTTTTTAAATTTGTTTCATTAATATTAAAGTCAAAATCAATAATATCTGGAGAATTTAGTATATTCTTTAATATTTCATTTTCTTCCTTTAAAAAGTCCTCTAAAGGTACAATCTCTTCTAAGGATATAGGTAATTTTAAATTTTTATAAAAATCTAAAAGGAGATTATATTCTTCATGTTTTTCTTCAATTAAAAGTTGAACTAAAATACCAAAAGCAACAACTTCCCCATGAAGATGATCTTTTTCAACACTTGGTAAAGTTGTAAGTCCATAAAAAACTGAATGAGCTATTCCTCCATTGAAAAATTCGTCAACTAAATTAGAAACCATACCAGTGTTAACTATAATAGTAAGAACAACTTGTTTAAATTCCTCTGTTATTTCAGATTCAAAATATGCTATTTTTGAATTATCTAGAATAATGTTTTTACAATTATTAGCAAGTTCTATCCCCATTAGACTTGGAAAATTAATTTTTGAGTTTTCTTTACTTAAATTTTCTTTTTTTAAATTAACTTCATAGTATTTTCCTAAAGTGTCCCCTATTCCAGCCCATAAATATTGATTAGGTGCGTTATTTATAGTCTCTAAGTCTATAAAAACTTTGTTTGGAGGAGTTTTAAGAAAATATAAATCTTTAAATGAATGATCGTTATTATATACCACAGAAACAGCAGAAGTACTAGCACAAGTTGAGGCTATTGTAGGGATGGCAAAGAGTTCTACATTTATTTTAGAAGCTATAATTTTTCCTGTATCAACAGCTTTTCCTCCTCCTGCAGCAATAACAAGATCAAAATTTTCTGTGGAAATTGAATCAATAATGTCTTGAGAATGCTCATAAGAACATTCTCCAAGGTATTTTTTTAATGTATAATTTTTATTTTCTAGTATTGGTAAAAATTTTTCTTTAATAGCATTAAATGATTTTTCACCAGTTACAATTAGAATATTATTAAAATCTTTTATTTCTTTTTTTAATGTTTCCCAAATTTGGTTATTAACAAAATAATTTGTAAAATTAAAGTTTTCTTCCATTTTTACACTCCATATTTTTTTCTTAAGTTGGAAATAGTTCCATCTTTTAACATTTCGCTTAAAGCAGTATTTACTTTTTCAAGAAGTTCTGGATATTTTTTGTTAACAGCTATTGCTTTAGGTTCTCCAGCTAAAGTTCCAATTAACATTAGATCTTTATTGTGAGAAACATAGTTATCTCCAACACTTTTATCAACTACCATAGCATCTATTTTCCCAGCTTTTAAAGCTACAAGGGCAGGTGTATTACCATTAAAAGGAATTACTTTTGAATTTTTAATTTTTTTAGCACTTGCCTCTTTAGTTGTACCAAGTTCTGCTCCAAAAGTTTTCCCTTCCAATTCAGCAATTGAATTTATAGGATTACTTTTACTTCCTATAAAGGCAACTTCAGAAGAAAGATAAGGCACTGAAAAGTTAACAGCTTTAGCTCTTTGTGGAGTGATGCTCATTCCTGCAATAACAAGGTCAAGTTTGTTAGTTTGAAGAGCTGGAATTAAACCGTCAAAGGACATATTAGACCATTTGTATTCAACTCCCATTCTCTTTGTTAGTTCAGTTATAATATCAGCGTCTAATCCTGAAATTTTATTATTTTCCATATATTCAAATGGTGGATACTCAGCATTTGTTCCAATATATAGTTTTGAACTTCCAAAGGAAAAGGTAAAAGTGATAATAGACAGTATAAAGATTATAAATTTTTTCATAGTGGTTCCTCCTTAAAATAAATAAAAAAAAAAGACAATTATCCTAGTTAAAAGAATAAATGTCTATAATTACAAAATTAATAAATAAAAATTGAAACAAAATTAAAATTATAAATTAAGAAATTTTTCCATAGGAATACAAATTAATATTAACATTAAATTTTAATATACTCCTTAGGCTCCTTAGCTTCATAATAATCCTCCTTCAATTTAGTTGAAATGATTATAATATAAATAAGAGGAAAAGTCAATAAAAAGATAAAGAAAAAAATGCGGATTAACCGCATTTTTTAGTTTTCTTCTATATATTTTTTTAATCTGTTAACTACTTCTTCTAAGATAGGGAGATCGTAGATAGAAGATATTCTAAAATAATTTTCTACACCAAAGGCTACACCTGGCACTAGGGCAATCTTTGATTTTTTAAGTAAATCAATAGCAAAATCATAAGATTTTAACTTTGAAATTTTAGAATAATTAACAAAAATATAGAAAGCTCCTTTAGGTTTAACTGGATCAAGTCCTAATTTTTTAAACTCTTCATATAAATAAAGAGCTCTTTTTTTATAAACATTTTTAAATTCACTTCTGTCATCAAATTTTTCCATGGCAACTTCTCCTGCAAGTATTGAAACAGCCATTGGGGAACTTAATGTATAAAGAGTTGTGTTTAAAAAGTTTTTTCTATATTCAAGTGGGAAAATAGTATAACCTATTCTCCAACCAGTCATAGAATGAGATTTTGAAAATCCATTTATAATAATAAGTTGATCTTTTAGATTTTTAAATAAACCAAAAGAATAAAATTCTTCAAAGGCAAGTTCACTGTAAATTTCGTCAGAAATTACGAATAAATCTTTTCCTGCTAAAAAGTCAGCAAGATTTTTCATTTCTTCATATCCCATAACATTTCCTGTGGGATTACAAGGGTTGCAAAATAGTACGGCCTTTGTTTTATTAGTTATATACTTTTCTAAAACTTCAGGGGTTAAAACAAAATCATGTTTTGATATATCAATTGGTACAGGCTTTGCATAACAAAGTTCAATCATAGGAGGATAACCTGCATAATATGGAGCAAGTACAATTACTTCATCCCCTGGGTTAAGTATAGTTCTAAAGCAAGAAGAGATAGCCTCTGAAGCCCCTACATTTACAATGACATTATCAGTTTTATATGATGTATTATATTTTTTATTATAATGGTTGGCAATGAGAGAACGAATGCTTTCTCCTCCACCTGTTGGTGGATATCCAAGTTTTATTTTTTTAGCTTTTTCAAATGCTCCTATTACAATTTCCTCAGGTGTTTCTAAATCAGGTTCACCTACAGTTAAATCTATAACATTTGAATAATTTAGAGCTTCTTCTTTTAATGCTCTAATTAAAGAATATTGTAAACCACTAACTACTTTATTTATTTCCATTTATGTCTCCTTTGCTTAAGATTATTTTCTTAAGTCTTCAACAAGTTGAGTTTTTCCTAAAGTTTTATCATCAACTGTTTTTATTATTTTAGCGGGATTTCCTCCAACAACAGCTCCTGCAGGAACATCTTGTAATACTATAGATCCAGCTCCAACAACGGCTCCTTTTCCAATTCTAATTCCTTCAATAACTACAGAATTAGCACCAATTAAAACATTGTCTTCAACTATTACAGGCGTTGCAGAAGAAGGCTCAATAACTCCAGCTAAAACTGCGCCAGCTCCAATATGACAATTTTTTCCAACAGTAGCTCTACCCCCTAGGATAGCCCCCATGTCTATCATTGTATTTTCTCCAATTATAGACCCAATATTTATAACAGCTCCCATCATGATAACTGCATTATCTCCAATGGTAACTTTATCTCTTATAACAGCTCCAGGTTCTATTCTTGCTTTTATATTTCTAAGGTCAAGAGTAGGAACTCCAGAATTTCTTCTGTCATTTTCAATATGAAATTCTGTGATCATATCTTTGTATTCTTCCAATACTCTAGATATTTCTTCAGATTCTCCAATTAAGATATAAGAACCTTCTCCTTTAAAAACTTTTGCAGTTGTTTTTAAATTGTCTAGGTCTCCATTGATATATGCTTTTACAGGTGTACTTTTTGTTGAGTTTTTTATAAATGCGATTATTTCTTCAGCAGTGTTTAATTTGTTCATTGATTTCCTCCAATTAAAATATATCTTTCATAGAATAAAGTCCAGCAGGTTTATTAGCTAAGAATTTAGCAGCAGTTAAAGCACCTTCAGCAAATATTTTTTTAGACATTGCTGTATGTTTTATTTCAATTATTTCATCATTACCACAGAATAAAACAGAATGTTCTCCAACTATAGTTCCTCCTCTAACAACATGCACTCCAATTTCATTTTTTTCTCTTTTCTTAATACCTTCTCTACCATATTGTTCTATCATTTTATCTTGGCAACCATTTTCAATAACTTCCAAAATACTTTTAGCAGTTCCACTAGGTGAATCTACCTTTTTATTGTGATGTTTTTCAATAACTTCAATGTCATATTTTCCATATAATACAGGTACAATTTTCTTAAGGATATCTTGCATTAAATTAACTCCAAGAGACATATTAGAAGATAAAAGAATAGGTATTTCTTTTGAGAATTCCTTTAATTTTTCTAAAGTTTCATTATCATATCCAGTAGTTGCAATAACTAGTGGAAGTTTGTTATTTTTAGCATAGTCAAGAAGTGAATTTAACCTAGAAAAATGAGAAAAATCAATAATTACATTTCCCTTTTCATTTGTTAATTCATCTGCAAAACCACTTAAATTTAGATTTTTATCATCTGCGATTAAATTAGAAACTTCTTTTCCCATAGCTCCTGTTCCGTGTATAATTATATCCATTTTTCAACTCCATATTCATTTAATATTTTATGTAAAGTTAGTTTATTTTCTTCAAACATTTCCCCAAGAGGTAATCTGCAAGGACCAACTTCATATCCTAAAAAATTCATAGCATCTTTTATTGGGATAGGGTTTGTTTCAATAAATAAAGCATTTACTAAACCATTATAATCTAATTGTAATCTCATTCCTTTATTTATGTCACTATTTAAAAATGAAATAACCATTTCGTGAGTTATTTTAGGTATTATATTAGCTGAAACAGAAATAACACCTCTTGCTCCAAGGGATAACAAAGGAATAACCATGTCATCATTACCAGAATAAATTGTAAGGGAAGGTACTACTCTAGCAATTTCAGCAGCATATGAAATATTTCCACTAGCTTCTTTAATTGCAATAATATTATCAATCTCAGCTAATTTTTTCAAAAGAGGTATTGATAAATTAACACCTGTTCTAGAAGGTACATTATAAAGAATGATTGGACAATCAACAGCTTCAGCAATGGATTTGTAATGGTTGTAAATACCATTCTCATTTCCTTTGTTGTAATAAGGTGTAACAATTAATAATCCATCTACTCCAAGTTTTGTAGCAGCAATACTAAATTCCAAAGCATGTCTAGTATCATTTGAACCAGTTCCTGCAATAACAGGAATTCTATTATTAATAACGTCAACAGTAAATCTAATTACGTCTAAGCTTTCTTCATCTGTCATAGTTGCAGATTCTCCAGTTGTTCCATTAATAACAATAGCATCTGTATTATTTTCAACATGGAATTCTAGAAGTTCTTTAAGTTTAGGATAGTTTACCTCCATTGAATTTGTAAATGGTGTAATAATTGCAACTCCTGATCCTGTAAATAAGGTCATATTTATTCCTCCTGTTTAGATTATTTATATATTAAGTGATTTTATAATTTGAGCAGTATTCATAGTTGCTCTTTTTTATTAAATTGTAGAAAATTATTAATGGTACTTAGTATTTGACGTAAATAAATACAATTCTGTTATTTATAACTAATTTTTTATAAATTAAATTCTTTAGCAACAGCTTTTACAGCAGTCTCAACTAAATCTCTATCAATACTAGATGAGACACTTATTTCAGAAGTAGTTACTTGATAAAAATTAATGTTAGCTCTACTTAAAGATGAAAAGAATCGTCCAGCAATACCTGAATTATTAATCATTCCAACTCCAACTATTGAAATCATACCTAAATTATCATTATAGTCAACTTCAGCTTCTGGAATATTAGCTTTTACTTTGCTAATAACTTGTTCTAATAAATATTTTTCATCAGAGTTACAACTGAAAGAAAGGTCAACATGGCAATCCTTTGTCATATTTTGTGTAATCATATTTATATTTAATCCCCCAGCATCTACAAGTGAGAATATTTCAGCTATTTTTTCACTAGAATATCCAATATTTAAGATTCTAGTAATAATAATTTCCTTTGTAACACTTATTCCTGTAACTAATTTCTCCTCTAAATCATTAATTGTATTCATAATATAAGTTCCTCCTGATTCGTTTAAAGATTTACCAACGAAGATAGGCACATTGTATTTTTTACCTATTTCCACAGCTCTAGTTTCCATAACTCCAGCTCCTAAATTAGACATTTCCATCATTTCTTCATAGGATAATTTTTCTATAAATTTAGCACCAGGATGAATTCTAGGATCAACGCTATATATTCCGTCAACATCAGTATAGATTCTACATTCACACTGTAATGTTGCTGCTAGTGCAACTGCACTAGTGTCAGATCCACCTCTTCCAAGAGTTGTGATATCTCCATCTTCATTAATTCCTTGAAAACCAGCTACAACAACAATTTTACCTTTTTTAAGATAACATTTAATTTTTTCAGCATCAATACTATTAATTTTACTTTTTGTATGAACTCCAGTAGTTAGAATATTTGCTTGAGATCCTGTTAGAGAAATAGCACTTGAACCCATTGAATTAATTGCCATTGAAATAAGAGAAACAGTTTGTTGTTCTCCAGTTGAAAGAAGAGAATCCAATTCCCTTTGATCAGGATTTTCAGAAATATCTTTGGCAAGAGATATTAATTTATTGGTAGTTTTACCCATTGCAGAAGCAACTACAACTATCTCACTATATTTAGTTTCTTTTAATTTTATAATATACTTGGCAATAGCTTTTATTTTATCAATTGTTGCAACACTAGAACCACCGTACTTTAACACTACTCTCATTTATAAATCTCCTTTGTAATAAAATTTAATTAAATAAAAAAACCAACAGTCAACAAACTGTTGGTCTAGTAATTTCTACTAAAGCTCATACTAAAATTTTAGTAAGACACAACAGAAAGCACAACATTGAATACTCAATGACAGTAGTGCAACTGTTAATTACACTCCCAATATAAACTTTACCTAAAGTTTATACTTCGGCAACTTTCCCTTTCACTATATTTCAAAGTTTTAGGTAAACTCCATATAGTTAATAATGTCAACTGCTCCTCAATCTGGTTTATATTTAATTAATGCATATTATACACGGATATTCATTAAATTAACAATATATTCTATAAATGTTATAATGAAATAGAATATATTTTATTTAGTTGCTATTTTGTATTAAACTTGTTTTAATTAGGTGAAAGAAAAAATAGGAGGAGAGTTCATGAAAAAAAATGCGTTTTTAGAATCAGCAGATAGGGTGGAGGATTTTGTTGTAAATATTAGAAGAAAATTACATAAATATCCAGAATTAGATTTTTCTCTTCCAAAAACAACTGAAATAATTTGTGATACATTGGACCAATTAAAGATAAACTATAAAAAAAATATAGGTAAAAGTGGCATTGTTGCAGAGATAGAGGGTAAAAATAAAGATATAACATTAGCCTTTAGAGCTGACATGGATGCACTCCCTATTTTGGAAGAGACTGAATGTGACTTTAAGTCAGAGCATAGGGGGAAAATGCATGCTTGTGGACATGATGCTCACATGAGTGTTTTGCTTGGTGTAGCAAAGGTTATTTCTGAAAATATTAAAGAATTACCTTGTAATGTAAAATTAATATTTCAACCTGCAGAGGAGACAACAGGTGGTGCACTGCCTATGATTAAAGAAGGTGTTCTTGAAAATGTAGATGGAATATTTGGATTACATGTGGATCCTTCAATAAGTGCAGGGAAAATAGGAATTAAATATGGGCCTATGAATGCAGCTTCAACAAGAATAAAAATAAGAATAAAAGGAAAAAGTTGTCATGGAGCTTATCCTAGTACAGGGGTTGACTCAATAGTTGTAGCAGCCCAAGTAATAACTGCTCTTCAAACAATAGTTAGTAGAAGCATAGATTCAAGAGAATCTTTAGTTTTAAGTTTTGGAAAAATTATAGGTGGAGAAACAGAAAATGTAATAACTGGAGATGTTTTATTAGAAGGTGTAATAAGAACTCTTTCTAATAAATTAAGGGACTCAGTAAAACCTAAAATAAAAAATATGGTTACATTAATATGCGAAGGTATGGGAGCAGTAGGGGAAGTTGAATATATTGATAGTTATATGGCTCTTATAAATAATGACAAATTTGTTGATATTGTAAAGAAAAGTGGAGAAAATGTACTAGAGAGTAAAAATGTTAAGGAAAAGAAAATTCCTGAAATGGTAGTTGAAGATTTTGCCTATTATTTAGATAAGGTTCCAGGAGCTTTTTTTAATCTTGGAGTTGGAATGAGAACAAAAGAAAATAAACCACTTCATAACGGATCATTTTCTATAGATGAAAAATCTCTTGCTATTGGAGTAAAAGTTCAGGTTATGAATTTGTTAAATGCCTATGAATATTTAAATAAAAATAATGACAATTAATTAAGATTTTTTATAAAAAGAGGGAATTTAATTTCCCTCTTTTTTATTTTAGTTGACTAATATAAAAAATAGTGATAGTATTATTTTAGTACCCCCCTATACGGGGGCCAAGAGGAGGAAGAAGAATGAATGAAGAAAGAAAGAAAGCGTTACAAACTTTAAAGATAGCAAAAGGACAAGTGGAAGCTTCAATTAAAATGATAGAGGAAGACAGATATTGTATAGATATTTCAAATCAAATTTTAGCTTCTCAATCTCTTCTAAAAAAAGCTGATATATTAATAATTAAGCAGCATATGAAACATTGTGTAAAAGAATCATTTGAAAATAATAATGAGGATGAAAAAATAGATGAAGTAATAAAACTTTTAACTAAGATGATTGGAAAATAAGGAAAGGGATAATTATGACAAATAAAACACTAAAAATTCAAGGAATGACATGTGCTGCTTGTGCAAAAACAGTTGAAAAAGTTAGTAAAAAATTAGAAGGAGTTAATGAGGCAAATGTTAATTTAGCAACAGAAAATTTAAATATTACCTTTGATGAAAATGTATTTTCAGAAGAGAAATTAAAAAAAGCTATAGAAGATGCAGGGTATACAGCTTTAAATGAAAAAGAGGCTCCTTCCTTTGAGGAGAATAAGAGTGAAAAAGAAAAAGAAGTGAAAATTTTCTGGAAAAGATTTATAATATTAGCTATATTTACAATACCTCTTTTGTATATATCCATGGGACATATGTTTGGTCTACCATTACCTGGTTTTTTAAATCCTAATATTAGTCCAATTAATTTTGCTTTATCTCAATTAATATTAACAATACCAGTTGTAATATTGGGATATAAATTTTATACAGTTGGGATTAAAACTCTAGTTAAAGGAAATCCTAATATGGATTCATTGATAGCTATAGGTACTGGTGCAGCATTTCTTTATGGAGTATATGCAGTTTATCAGGTTATAAATGGAAACATTTTTTATGCAAAAAATTTATATTTTGAATCAGCAGCAGTTATTATTACTTTAATTTCTTTAGGGAAATATTTAGAAGCTGTTTCCAAGGGGAAAACTTCAGAAGCAATAAAAAAATTAATAGATTTAGCACCTAAAACAGCTGTAGTTATAAAAAATAATAGAGAAATAATTACTCCAATTGAAGAGGTTAAAGTTGGAGATATAATAATTGTAAAACCAGGAGAAAAGTTCCCAGTTGACGGGGAAATTATAGATGGTCATACTTCAGTTGACGAATCAATGCTTACTGGAGAAAGTATTCCTATAGAAAAAAATGTAGGGGATAATTTAGTAGGAGCAAGTATTAATAAAAATGGATTTATAAAATATAAGGCAACAAAAATAGGAGAAGATACTACTCTTGCTCAAATAATAAAATTAGTTGAAAATGCCCAAGGTTCAAAGGCTCCAATTGCTAATTTAGCAGATATTATAGCAGGATATTTTGTTCCAACAGTTATTGGTTTAGCTCTTCTATCTGGATTAGCTTGGTATTTTATAGGGGGAGAGTCAGTTGAATTTTCATTAACTATATTTATTGCAGTTTTAGTTATAGCCTGTCCTTGTGCTCTTGGGTTAGCAACTCCAACAGCGATAATGGTGGGAACTGGAAAAGGTGCTGAAAATGGAGTTTTAATAAAAAGTGGTGTAGCTTTAGAAAGAGCCCATGAAATAGAAATAGTTATATTTGATAAAACAGGAACTATAACAGAAGGAAAACCTAAATTAACAGATATTATAACCATTGGAAATACAAAGAAGGAAAAATTATTACAATTAATTGCATCAGCAGAAAAGGGATCAGAACATCCCCTTGGAGAAGCGATAGTTAATGACGCAGTGGAAAATGGAGTTGAATTTAAAGAAGTAACTTCCTTTGAAGCTATTCCAGGTCATGGAATTCAAGTTATGATAGATGGAAAGAATATTCTAGCTGGAAATAGAAAACTTATGCTAGATAAAAAGATTGATTTGGAACAACTAGATGACATTGCTGATAGACTAGCTACAGAGGGTAAAACTCCAATGTATATAGCTATTGATTTTAAAGCTGCAGGTATAATTGCAGTGGCAGATACAGTTAAAAAAAATAGTAAGAGAGCAATAGAAAAGCTTCATGAAATGGGAATTAAAGTGGCAATGATAACAGGAGATAATAAAAAAACAGCAGAGGCTATTGGAAAGCAAGTGAATATAGATACAATTCTTGCAGAAGTTCTTCCAGAGGATAAGTCAAAGGCTGTTAAAAAATTTCAAGAAAATAATAAAAAAGTGGCAATGGTTGGAGATGGAATTAATGATGCCCCAGCTTTGGCACAGGCAGATATTGGAATAGCAATTGGAAGTGGTACAGATGTAGCCATTGAGTCAGCAGATATCGTTCTTATGAAAAGTGATTTAATGGATGTTCCTACAGCTATTTTACTTAGTAGAAGTACTATTAAAAATATTAAACAAAATTTATTTTGGGCATTTGGTTATAACGTTTTAGGAATTCCAATTGCAATGGGAGTATTACATTTATTTGGAGGACCATTATTAAATCCAATGATAGCAGGTACTGCTATGAGTTTTAGTTCTGTATCTGTTGTAACTAATGCACTTAGATTAAAAAGATTTAAAATAGGAGGAGATATTATGAAAAAAGAAATATTAATAGAAGGAATGAGCTGTATGCATTGTGTTAAACATGTTACAGATGCATTAAATGGAATCTCAGGAGTAACAGATGTGTCTGTTAATTTAGAAAGTAAAATGGCAACATTTAATGCTTTAGATAATGTGAAAGATGAAACTTTAAAAGCTACTATTGAAGAAGCTGGATATAAAGTTATTAAAATAAATTAACAGAAAATGAAAAAAAGCTTTACAAAAGAGCATTTACGGGCTATAACCATAGTAATACTTAAGATAATTTATTAGGAGGATGGTTATGACAAAAAAAGAGTTTGTAGTGGATATTGCTGAAAAGGGCGAAATAGCAAAAAAAGATGCAGAAAAGTTTGTAAATTTATTTTTGGATACTGTAACTGATAATTTAGAAAAAGGAAATTCAGTAGGTTTTGTTGGTTGGGGTAAATGGGAAGTAACAGAAAGATCAGCAAGAGAAGTTAGAAACCCTCAAACAGGTGAAAAAATGCAAGTAAAAGCAAAAAAAGTTGTTAAATTTAGAGTAGGAAAATCTCTAGAAGAAAAAGTTGCAAAATCAAAAACAAAAAAGAAATCAAAGTAAAAAATAATTATACTGTAAACAATAAAAAAGATGAATTCTATAAATATAGGATTCATCTTTTTTTATTTATATCTAAAATTATGCATTGAGTAAAACAATATAATAATTTAAATATCCTGCAAAACTTAACCAAATAATATAAGGTATTTGTAAAATACCTGCAAATTTATTTAATCTAAAGAAATTAAAAGTCATCCATATAACAGCTAATAAAAGGAACATGTGTAAATAAAAACCAGGAACAATTAAATGAAATTTAAAAAACACAAATGGCCATATAAAATTAGAAGTTAATTGAATATAAAAACTAGTTACAGCTAATTTATGATTTCTTTTTTCAAGAATTAAATAAAGGCCTATTCCCATAAAAGTATAAAGGAAAGTCCACACTAGTGGAAATACAAATGAAGGGGGAGCAAAGTCAGGAAGCACAAGTTTTTCATATAACTCCACTGAATTTTGATTAAAGAATCCTGAAATACCTCCAAAAAGAGTGGGTATTAATAGGCATAAAATAAATTTAGATAGCTTAAAATTTTTCATAAAAATCCTCCTTAAATCAAAATAATATCTATATATGTATTATACA
The sequence above is drawn from the Fusobacterium sp. IOR10 genome and encodes:
- a CDS encoding cation:dicarboxylate symporter family transporter, which produces ALMLTIFALQDSFGTACNVTGDGALTMILNGLYGSKIK
- a CDS encoding iron-containing alcohol dehydrogenase, translating into MEENFNFTNYFVNNQIWETLKKEIKDFNNILIVTGEKSFNAIKEKFLPILENKNYTLKKYLGECSYEHSQDIIDSISTENFDLVIAAGGGKAVDTGKIIASKINVELFAIPTIASTCASTSAVSVVYNNDHSFKDLYFLKTPPNKVFIDLETINNAPNQYLWAGIGDTLGKYYEVNLKKENLSKENSKINFPSLMGIELANNCKNIILDNSKIAYFESEITEEFKQVVLTIIVNTGMVSNLVDEFFNGGIAHSVFYGLTTLPSVEKDHLHGEVVAFGILVQLLIEEKHEEYNLLLDFYKNLKLPISLEEIVPLEDFLKEENEILKNILNSPDIIDFDFNINETNLKNALLYK
- a CDS encoding transporter substrate-binding domain-containing protein; the protein is MKKFIIFILSIITFTFSFGSSKLYIGTNAEYPPFEYMENNKISGLDADIITELTKRMGVEYKWSNMSFDGLIPALQTNKLDLVIAGMSITPQRAKAVNFSVPYLSSEVAFIGSKSNPINSIAELEGKTFGAELGTTKEASAKKIKNSKVIPFNGNTPALVALKAGKIDAMVVDKSVGDNYVSHNKDLMLIGTLAGEPKAIAVNKKYPELLEKVNTALSEMLKDGTISNLRKKYGV
- a CDS encoding pyridoxal phosphate-dependent aminotransferase, producing MEINKVVSGLQYSLIRALKEEALNYSNVIDLTVGEPDLETPEEIVIGAFEKAKKIKLGYPPTGGGESIRSLIANHYNKKYNTSYKTDNVIVNVGASEAISSCFRTILNPGDEVIVLAPYYAGYPPMIELCYAKPVPIDISKHDFVLTPEVLEKYITNKTKAVLFCNPCNPTGNVMGYEEMKNLADFLAGKDLFVISDEIYSELAFEEFYSFGLFKNLKDQLIIINGFSKSHSMTGWRIGYTIFPLEYRKNFLNTTLYTLSSPMAVSILAGEVAMEKFDDRSEFKNVYKKRALYLYEEFKKLGLDPVKPKGAFYIFVNYSKISKLKSYDFAIDLLKKSKIALVPGVAFGVENYFRISSIYDLPILEEVVNRLKKYIEEN
- the dapD gene encoding 2,3,4,5-tetrahydropyridine-2,6-dicarboxylate N-acetyltransferase → MNKLNTAEEIIAFIKNSTKSTPVKAYINGDLDNLKTTAKVFKGEGSYILIGESEEISRVLEEYKDMITEFHIENDRRNSGVPTLDLRNIKARIEPGAVIRDKVTIGDNAVIMMGAVINIGSIIGENTMIDMGAILGGRATVGKNCHIGAGAVLAGVIEPSSATPVIVEDNVLIGANSVVIEGIRIGKGAVVGAGSIVLQDVPAGAVVGGNPAKIIKTVDDKTLGKTQLVEDLRK
- the dapB gene encoding 4-hydroxy-tetrahydrodipicolinate reductase, which translates into the protein MDIIIHGTGAMGKEVSNLIADDKNLNLSGFADELTNEKGNVIIDFSHFSRLNSLLDYAKNNKLPLVIATTGYDNETLEKLKEFSKEIPILLSSNMSLGVNLMQDILKKIVPVLYGKYDIEVIEKHHNKKVDSPSGTAKSILEVIENGCQDKMIEQYGREGIKKREKNEIGVHVVRGGTIVGEHSVLFCGNDEIIEIKHTAMSKKIFAEGALTAAKFLANKPAGLYSMKDIF
- a CDS encoding aminotransferase class I/II-fold pyridoxal phosphate-dependent enzyme, with the translated sequence MNNFIAKRFKNMTHSMGSNTFNKNCKYSPINLGIGDLDITTDKIVIEKAMKDALNGHTHYTDPYGYPELREEICNYHRTNFNNYNFSMENVLVVTGACHAIYLLINSITNPGDEIVVLAPFFPVYADAISLANGITKVVETKFSNNFQIIKEDLEKSISSKTKAIIVNSPSNPTGVCYNIESLNIIREIAIKYNLLIIADDVYDFYTYNNSFTPIYTLPDMKERTVSICSFSKDFAMTGWRIGYAIGSKDIIDCMSFINEAIIYSAPAISQRGALHAIKDFKRIKKDIVPIFKERVDYSYNRIKNISYLDCFKPQGGIYLFINIEKTKMTSDEFSKFLVENYGIMVISGKTFGGEGFIRIACTLEIPLLKEAFDRMENIKF